A portion of the Bacillus thuringiensis genome contains these proteins:
- the map gene encoding type I methionyl aminopeptidase, whose protein sequence is MIQSGKIYIRGRTVVFMIIRNEQDLEGLRKIGRIVALAREEMKKEAKPGMTTKELDLIGKKVLDEHGAISAPEKEYDFPGVTCISVNEEVAHGIPGDRVLKEGDLVNVDVSAALDGYYADTGISFVLGEDEAKEKLCQAAVDAFWAAMKKVKAGSKQNQIGRAVSNFAHKSGYNVIQNLTGHGIGLSLHEAPNHILSYYDPMDNALLKDGLVIAVEPFISMKADHIIERGDDGWTFVTPDKSLVAQCEHTVVVTRGEPIILTEI, encoded by the coding sequence ATGATACAATCGGGTAAGATATATATTCGAGGAAGGACAGTGGTTTTCATGATTATTCGTAATGAACAAGATTTAGAAGGCTTACGAAAAATCGGCCGCATCGTTGCGCTTGCACGTGAAGAAATGAAAAAAGAAGCGAAGCCAGGTATGACAACGAAAGAGCTTGATTTGATCGGTAAAAAAGTATTAGATGAGCATGGTGCTATTTCTGCACCTGAAAAAGAATATGATTTTCCAGGTGTAACTTGCATTAGTGTAAATGAAGAAGTTGCTCATGGTATTCCAGGAGATCGTGTATTAAAAGAAGGCGACTTAGTAAACGTCGACGTATCTGCTGCACTTGATGGCTATTATGCAGATACAGGTATTTCCTTTGTACTTGGAGAAGACGAAGCAAAAGAGAAGCTTTGCCAAGCAGCAGTTGATGCATTTTGGGCAGCAATGAAAAAGGTTAAAGCTGGCTCAAAACAAAATCAAATTGGTCGTGCTGTTTCAAACTTCGCACATAAAAGTGGATACAATGTTATTCAAAACTTAACTGGTCACGGCATTGGTCTTAGCTTACATGAAGCACCAAATCATATTTTAAGCTACTATGATCCAATGGATAATGCGCTTCTAAAAGACGGTCTTGTTATCGCTGTTGAACCGTTCATCTCTATGAAAGCTGATCATATTATTGAGCGCGGTGACGACGGTTGGACATTCGTTACACCTGATAAAAGCCTTGTTGCACAATGTGAACATACCGTTGTCGTAACACGTGGTGAACCAATAATCTTAACAGAAATCTAA